The DNA region GGTCAACTAAAATAACAGCAATTTCCATACTTCTTCTGAACAGATACAGAGTTACTAATACACTAACATCAAAATAATTTATTCCGAGTGATTTTATATTACAATTTAGATTAAATGCTGTTTTCATATTAGTCTTTAAAGACAACCAGAACAAAACACACAGTAAAAACAAACAGGCAACAAAAACTAGAATTACTAATGACCATGTATAATCACTTTCAATAAACTTGGTGTTTTATGACTGATCTCCTGAACACTGTAATTCCAAACCAGAGTATTTTATTTCCACTTGTCATCAAAATATCTATTTGTTCTTAGATCAGAGTGAAACCTGTGAAGAAAGAATGCTTAAAAACTGTACATATGACTTATTTTACAATTATTGTTCAGGTGCTTGTAGGTGTCAGGAAGCAACCTACTAGAgtcatatgtataaaaatatagaaGTGTCTTTATTAGTAAGGTATTCATTTGTTCAGATCAGGTTTCTTGGGATACAGCCTTCTATCTGGATTTCAGCTGGCCAGCCACCATACCTGTTGTTCTTGTCAGAATGgtttatctattaaaaaaaaaaggagaaaaaaagaaatttagttTACCTTTTACAAACTAGTTTGTCACACCTCGTATAAGAGAACAGGGAAAATGGAGTAAGACTAGGAAGCTGAGAGTTATGTTGGACATCTTGCTTGTCATAATGGGTGAAAATTCCACCAGTTTCTCTCTTACATACAATGCTGTATTTATTTCCCAGATAGAAGTCATAATATACACTAAATGGAATacttttttcctgcagaagctCTGTAATGCTAAGAAGATTGCAACAATATTCTAGGGTAAATTAACTATGGAAATTTCACATGCCTTTGAAGAGACTCAGTATCATAAAGAGAACAGAATTCTGAGTTGgatcttttcatttctgtttgtctCCCTGTCATGCAGAAAGAGCAGTAGTGGACTTACAGCAAGCAGATAAAGTCacagatgaaaacagaaatatgatATAGAAATGGCATCTTTAATACTCCTGAAGCTTGAGGGCAAGTTATGCAGAACAGCTTTGTGATGCAGGGATTGCTTTGCTTGCATAGTCAATATGAGACAGCCCAATTTTCAGACAAAGCAGCCTTGAATTTTTATAAGCCCGTGGAACTGTCCTTCCGGAAGAAAATGTAAGCCTCTGTACAGCAGGTTAGGCTGGACATTTCAAAACTGAGACTCTCTAGAATCACTGATCACTTCTGTAAGTATGTTGTAGAAAGTAAAAGCAGTCACAAAATGATTTAGCACTGGTGTGGTAAAAGTCATATTGTACACGGCCCAGATCCAAACCAAAGAATGAGAACACATTAGAGAACTTGCTTTGTATAACTGGGACTTACTAAACAGACTACAGTTCTTTTAGCTCCACTACTAAATCTGTACCAGAAAGCCATACCTAAAATACAGACAAATACAAAGTGAAAATATAATGAACCTGACCTTTTCTTTTTGGATATTATCTGGCAGCTTGAAGCCTTTGGCAGCTACAAAGGCCCAGCTTGACCTAAACTTgatattctgtatttctttactTCCCAGCTCTTCTACTACTTTTTTGGCATCATTCTTCAACCTAGGAAAATTTAGcacaaaaaaagtgttaaaaatgcAGGACACGAGACAAGCTGAAAAAGAAGACAGTTGATTCATGGTTTACATAGTAGGTCAGCAGAAACAACGAGAAGTCTAAAACCTCCTCTCTCTTGAGAGCTTAGTAGCACACCATGAAATTCACAGAGcaaaatccttctttttttcctcctctgtaaaTTCCTGATGTTAATAGAACCTGTTTGCAACAGTGTAGTAGAAACAAAAAGGCATCTCAAGTACTATTTGACATttcatctctttttaaaaatttcatgcTATAATCCTTACTTATCAATCAAATGTATTAAGACTTTCCCTGTATAATCATGAATCCTTACCAAGATCACGAATTACCTTATCAGGAATTCAaactaaaaaaaccctaagatCTGAAAGCACTTAAAGAATCAGGTTAAGATGTGTGAAGGAATGCAAACTAGACATGTTATACTTGCAGCTGTGTACCCCATCTCAGTAGAAAGTTGCGACCCAGAGGTAATATCACAGCCCTCAGGAGGACAAACAGATGGCTTTTAAACAAATATAACACCATCTGTTCATCTTTGAAAGCTTCATCATATATGATATGGACAAGCATTGAATGGATCTGGATTCAAAACCTctgggagaggaaatgagagaacAACCCTACAGAACAAAACAATTTGTTGCTTTACAGTATTTTGCAATTGTGATTTTCAAACTATTCATTGCTCTATTCCTCAGCCTATCATGAATGACTTGTTTACCGGGTGCTTCCATCATCATGGGTCACCATGAAGAGCAAGGACCCTTGTGGTGCATTTGCAATGAAAGCCACCATATCTGCAGAGTGATCTGTTGAAACAATAAACAACTGATTATTCATGTCTCCCCAACATACACACATATCACATGCCACCTACTTTCTCTTAAGTTCAACTTGTTCCCAATTTTTGGCCTTGTCTGTTCAAAATGAAATGTAGTTAGGCAATACTTCTGCTCACAGGCAGAGGGCCTAATCCTGAAAGCTGCTGGCTCTCACTGAAGGCTATGAGAGCACAGGTTGATCTGCAGTTCTCAGTAGTAAACAAAAGTATTTATTctgaatttcaaaaaagaaaaaataatttagactCAAGACTGTAAGTATAGTTTAAGCTTACCTCATATGGTATTATACATACAAGCAAAGCATGGAATAGCCCAGGAGAAGTCCTTGCTATTCTGTGCCTTTATTTTTTTGAGTTTCCCGCTAACTAAGCTGACTAATACACCAGACTGCATGCCCATTTTTTGAGGGCAGTCTATCTGCAGCACTAAGCTATTTATTGCTTTTGCAATTGCCAGACATACACAAGACACTTTTACTGACCATACAAAAAAATAGAATGCAAGCCCTAGAGAACTTACAGTCTAAGTACTGTATATAAATCTTTACCCACATGATTAGTCCCAATGTGATTAATAGGTTTATTCATGCACGTAAGGTCATGAGCATTCCTAAGTGGTCAAAGAATCAGCTTTCAGTACCTCACAACATTCCGGTTTTCCTTACTAATGAGTAATAAAACTACTATTGTTCAAAGTACGGAAAATATGTTAAAAGGTATTCTTAAAGTAGATCTTCTTCCTAGACAGACTGAAGGATGTTAAGAGACAGACGAGCATACTGCCTCCAATGACTTTAGAACTAAAATAGTGCAAAATCTATCAGAAAAAGGAACTGGCTGAAAAAAGTATCTGGGTTTGATATCTGGAGACATGGTAGCCTAACCAGACTGAAATAATGGAGAAAACAGGTGACAATTAATTACAATAAATGTTAACTAGCTCAAGCAACAGGAGATACGTGGCTTTTCAGACAAAGTTTGTCATCAGACCTGGCTACAGCATCTTTTAATAAAGACAATACTTGTTTGCTTCTAGTGGATCCACTTCAATAAGACAATCATAGTCATTCGAAAGAGCaggataataatttaaaaataagtccTTTCTGAACACTGAAATGTTAACAAATGCTCCATCATGCTTTTTTCTCCTACCTCCATCCCACATGTCAAAAAATTTTGTCGCTACAACTTCTCCTGTTttatctgtaattaaaaaaaagtttgtaaataTAAGGCAAAAATGATTAAATTTAATTAGCATACACAGTGTTTTCAGCTAAAGCTAGGCATCTCCAATATTTAGTATTATTCTGCTTTTGAGCTTTATTTGTTTGAATTTTGAAATGGGAAGGAATCTGGAATAACGGAAAATTCTTCATAAATCAGTTCCTTTCATCGTTATAGGACAGACCTGAAAGCTGTCAAATAAAATCACATTGGTAATAAATACATACTTCTTTCAACTAAATGAAGTCACTTGCCTCCCAGCAGACCCAGCGGATCTGAGGCATCAAATGtgattaaaacattttcattactttttgttttaaagaatgaATTAAGATTATTGTGAGCTTCCATGTTTTTATATGTGCATGTACTATATTAGGTCATAACCATAAACAGGAAATTGGGTTAAGCTTGAGACTATTTAAAGGGGCCTATCAGTGGAGCAGTAGGTATTTTTTACCAAGGGCTGAACCTGAAAATTGAGTCTTACTGCTTCAGGCCACGGTATTTTTCCCATGTTACATAAAAAGTAATTATACTTTCGTCTAATAAAATAAACCACACATCCACATAAACACACACCACTTCTACGTACATGTTATCTACTTTCTTATACTGCTTATGAACaagtttgttttgcttgttcacaagactttttctttcaaatactaAGTTATACTTAACATGAATCTGTTTGTAACTATTTCCTTTTCATCCACACTAGCtagtaaaaaaacaaaccttttaaaAGTTATTCCTGTACAAATGTATCTCTAACATTTATTCTCTTACTTACAATTCACAATGGCAATGTTTATACCTCTTCCAACATTACCCTTTGCTTCACTTATGAGCCTGAAATTGAAAGAAATACAGTCTCAGTAGGACTCAACTCTCCAGAAGGTCTCATCCAAAGTCGTATTTACCTATGCTAAGTCACTTCCTGGTGTTcatgtttttttcagttatttaatcAAAGAGCCTGTAACAAACAAGAGCTATAGCTTAAAATTTTTGCACATTATACCTGTCAAACAGCTTCCTTCGGAGGGCATGAGTCTCGCAAAATAAGTCAGCTCAGGAAGGTACTTTGTACAAATGCAGCCAGAAAGACAAAATAGAGACCACCAAAAGAAAATGTGGTTCTGAAGAAGTATTTTATGTGGACTGTATCTACACAAAGATTGTTTCAAGATTTTGAAGTCATTCTACCCATTCAGTTTGAGAACCATGAAGGAATATGACTTACAGAAGGTGTTGCCATTCAACAATCAGAGCTTTTTACAGCTTTTCAAGCTGGCTATCCCAAACCATGACAATTAAACTAACTACATTTGAAACTAACAATCTAATACAGTTTTTGTGGAGGAACAAAGTAAATAACTTGAGACTTAGTTATTAAAAAATGAGATAGACATTGTCAGATTTATTCTGAAGTTTATCGTCAGTAAAACATTAACAGTTTAAGAGTCTTTCAGTCTAAGGCTAAAGGACTCAGAGGGCATGTCTTCCAAGCATTCATATTACAACTACTCAGCAATAAAAAAAGTTATGAGTCAGTCAAAGCTAATAAAAGAAAGCCAATCAAACGGTTTGGAGAAAGAACAATGGCAGGTAAACTGCACAGAAACTAGAGTGCTGGTGAGAGGAAAAAACATCCTCCACTGGAAACAGCCTTGTTGTAGTCATCTCTGTGACAACGAGCTATTTCAAATGGAGCACACACaaggagcagagagggaaaaaaattaagagggcttttaaaagcgTATTTGTAAGTATACATTCAAACCCACTACCTCTAGATTATCTTCAGCCCTTATACCACCATTTCTTTTGAGCCTTTATTTTATGCCAGAGTTCCAATGGCGATGGATTGTCTTGGTTTGAATCATCATCATAAAGGCTGTTTGAATGGAGGAAGCTGGGAAGAAGACAGACCCATGAAATATGATGCAGAAAGGCTctcacaaaacataaaaaaaccctcagtcaTAAATGAAGAGACAGTAATTCAGGAGACAGCATGGAAAACTCATTCCTTGCTAAGAGGCTTTGGAATTAGGGCCTGTTTAGTAGCACTGAAAAGGGAAGACACCAAAGGCTATCAATGGTAGCCTTTTTTTGCATATACTTTTACTGAAGAATACCTTTTTCCCCCAGTAGGAGCTATGAAGCACCCTTCCTCATACTACAAAGCACTTGCTTAGATTTGAAGTTAGACTGGCACTTACAGATTATCCTCAAAACAAATTTTAGCCAGCTTTTCCTTGCCACCACCACTAAGAACTCGATAGGCATAACTACCAGGTGAGCAGGGAGACCAGTGATCACACTTTTGCCTTTTTGGGTCTGGGGCTACaacaatagaaaaagaaaaaggagaaaacgtTTTTTTGAATGCTACATAAACAATTTCTACATAGAAAGAACCACTTAATGTCAACACACTAAGCTTAAACATTTTTATAGAGTCAAAACCTGCCAGTTTTCCAGTATCATACCAACACTATTGCAGATTTGCCTGGGCTTTAAGGTATCACTGACTTTCAAACTGCTGCTGGGACCAAGAGAAAACTTATCTAGGGAAAAAATGTCCCATATACTCTTGATTTGAGTCAAATCATACTAATTATTAGTAGTAATACTAATACATACTAATTATTATTAGCATTATTTCATGTAACAGGAAACAAGGGCTATAGGGATGAAGCATTCCTACCAATACAAAATTTTTCCTTGCTTAATAACTTAATAGCTATCATCATTCTCATTTTAAGTCTTTTTCACATGATAACATAGTCATagaatgagaaaaatatatgcatgaaACTATCCAGTCACATTAGCAGGGAAAAAGCAACAATGAAGATTTCATCACAAAGTTTGATTAGTGATTCAACAATTTACTATAACcgtaaagaatatatatatataataggaTCGAAGCTGCAGCTTTGAAGATCTGTGCTTATatacaagcaaacaaataagGTGTTCTTAACTTATTAGTCACTTAATTAAATGTATCTGCGTACTGGCAAATATATGCTGACATTATGTTTCTTCAAAGATGGTGCCTAAGAAATAGTTCAGGCTTACACTAATTAATTAACTTTATTCAGCCAACTTAATTCTTAGGAGAACAGCACATCATTTGTTAGCTAAGAAGCCGTTTGCCATTTAACATGTAAACACAGAACATTACGTGtaacactaggaaaaaaaataaagaaatacaacTACATACCCCTTATCACTGGTTTCTTTCCAATATCTTGAAGATTAGTGATAGATGCTGATAGCACCTCTTCAGGTATAAGAGTACTGAGAAAGCATCCCAAGTACCAAGAAGCCAATGCTGTCAACAGAAGTCCTGATAATTTCACAAAACctgataagaaagaaagaaa from Apteryx mantelli isolate bAptMan1 chromosome 1, bAptMan1.hap1, whole genome shotgun sequence includes:
- the FAM3B gene encoding protein FAM3B yields the protein MWLSRHSFVKLSGLLLTALASWYLGCFLSTLIPEEVLSASITNLQDIGKKPVIRAPDPKRQKCDHWSPCSPGSYAYRVLSGGGKEKLAKICFEDNLLISEAKGNVGRGINIAIVNYKTGEVVATKFFDMWDGDHSADMVAFIANAPQGSLLFMVTHDDGSTRLKNDAKKVVEELGSKEIQNIKFRSSWAFVAAKGFKLPDNIQKEKINHSDKNNRYGGWPAEIQIEGCIPRNLI